A section of the Triticum dicoccoides isolate Atlit2015 ecotype Zavitan chromosome 7A, WEW_v2.0, whole genome shotgun sequence genome encodes:
- the LOC119332080 gene encoding ent-isokaurene C2/C3-hydroxylase-like, which yields MDMDQLCLMALATILLTLILRQALGGKGTGARLPPGPWNLPVIGSLHHLVATKLPPHRALLRLSRRHGPLMLLRLGEVPNVIVSTPEAAMLVLKTNDLTFATRTSGPTLDVVGSASEGIIFAPYGEHWRQMRKICVVELLSAMQVRRIQSIMQAEIAHLVESVVTASSASPSGSAVVDVGKGLARLTNSVIARAVFGGKSRQQEAYLRELDVMAVLGGGFSLVDLFPSSRLVRWLSSSGRAMRRLHSRMQSILGDIIQDRKETKVPNGASDAATARDNEDLLDVLLRLGKEDTLSFPLTSDIISAVIFDIFSAATDTTAATLEWAMAELVRNPQAMARAKLEVRQTLRHRRSSTITSGDLAGLHYLRMVIKETLRLHPSAPLIHRASQENCRVMGYDIPKGTAVMINAFAVGRDTAHWGADAAEFRPERFEGVSVEYSSQGPHMEFIPFGAGRRQCPGGLFATTMLELVLANLLYHFDWAIPGGAGPETLDMGEVFGIIVHTRSSLHLQPSSACHLQDQTTGELS from the exons ATGGACATGGACCAACTCTGCTTGATGGCCTTAGCCACGATTCTCCTGACGTTGATTCTGAGGCAGGCTCTGGGCGGTAAGGGCACAGGAGCCAGGCTTCCTCCGGGTCCATGGAACCTCCCCGTCATCGGCAGCCTCCACCACCTGGTCGCCACGAAGCTGCCGCCGCACCGCGCGCTGCTCCGCCTGTCGCGCCGGCATGGCCCGCTCATGCTGCTGAGGCTCGGCGAGGTGCCCAACGTCATCGTGTCCACCCCTGAGGCGGCGATGCTGGTGCTCAAGACCAACGATCTCACCTTCGCCACCCGTACGAGCGGCCCCACGCTGGACGTCGTCGGCAGCGCCAGCGAGGGCATCATCTTCGCGCCCTACGGCGAGCACTGGCGCCAGATGCGCAAGATCTGCGTCGTCGAGCTGCTCAGCGCGATGCAAGTGCGGCGCATCCAGTCCATCATGCAGGCCGAGATCGCGCATCTCGTGGAGTCGGTCGTCACCGCGTCCTCTGCCTCGCCGTCCGGCTCCGCCGTCGTCGACGTCGGCAAGGGGCTGGCCAGGCTGACCAACAGCGTCATCGCGAGGGCGGTGTTCGGCGGCAAGTCTCGGCAGCAGGAGGCCTACCTCCGGGAGCTCGACGTAATGGCGGTTCTCGGGGGAGGGTTCAGCTTGGTGGACCTTTTCCCGTCGTCCCGGCTGGTGCGGTGGCTGAGCAGCTCCGGCCGCGCCATGAGGAGGCTCCATTCCCGGATGCAGAGCATCCTAGGAGACATCATCCAAGATCGCAAGGAGACCAAAGTACCGAATGGTGCTTCTGATGCTGCTACCGCTAGAGACAACGAGGACCTGCTTGACGTGCTCCTCAGGTTGGGCAAGGAAGACACCCTCAGTTTCCCTCTCACGTCAGACATCATCAGCGCCGTCATCTTT GATATATTTTCAGCTGCTACCGACACCACGGCTGCCACGCTAGAATGGGCCATGGCAGAACTCGTCCGCAACCCACAGGCAATGGCTAGGGCGAAGCTCGAAGTCCGACAGACGCTCAGACATCGCCGCAGCTCCACCATCACGAGCGGCGACCTCGCCGGCCTGCACTATCTTCGGATGGTCATCAAGGAAACGCTGAGGCTGCACCCCTCCGCGCCGCTGATCCACCGGGCGAGCCAGGAGAACTGCCGGGTCATGGGCTACGACATACCCAAGGGCACCGCCGTCATGATAAACGCCTTCGCCGTGGGGAGGGACACGGCGCACTGGGGAGCGGACGCCGCGGAGTTCAGGCCGGAGAGGTTCGAGGGCGTGAGCGTGGAGTACAGCTCGCAAGGGCCGCACATGGAGTTCATCCCGTTTGGAGCTGGCCGCAGGCAGTGCCCTGGAGGCCTGTTCGCGACCACCATGCTTGAGCTCGTGTTGGCCAACCTGCTGTATCACTTTGACTGGGCGATTCCCGGTGGGGCAGGCCCGGAGACACTGGACATGGGCGAGGTGTTTGGGATCATCGTGCACACTAGGTCCAGCCTGCACCTGCAGCCATCGTCAGCTTGCCATCTACAAGACCAGACCACCGGTGAACTGTCCTAG